Sequence from the Verrucomicrobiota bacterium genome:
GGTGGTCACCATGCTTGAACAGGATGGGGCATTGCAAATTGAAAATTGTCAATTGCAAATTGGGGAGCCAAGACGGAAGACAGTAAACAGTGATCAGTCGGGGCTTGAAAGGTGGGACGGATTGAGGCATGAATGGAGTCGTAGCCCGATATTGATGAACGGGAATTCCCTGCCGCATGGGGCGGCCGGGCGTGGCATCCGGGTCGGGCATGAAAAGCGTATGAATCCTGAGATTCGTGAATTTATTGGGCGGTCGGCTTATTGCCAACGCGAAGTGCGCACGCTGGCAGGGATGTTGCCCGCAGACAATGCGGCGCTGGACGCTTTGATTGGAGAGACGGTTGTGACGAGCGATCAACGGGAGTTTCTGTTCCTTGTCATGGCCGCCTTGTCCGCCGGGCGGCCGGTGTCAGCACGGCATCTGGCGCTTGGGACGGTGCTGATCCCCGACCCGTGGACTTTGGGAGGCATCGTCACTCACATGCAGGGGGACATCGCCACACCACTGGTGGAGGCGGTGCGGAATGTGTTTTTACCGCCGAATATCGTGGCGAATGCGTTGTTCCTGGCGGCACACTGGCATGAGGAGCACAGCGGTGGAAAGCTGCCAGGGCCGCTGATCGGGGCGGCGCGCGTAGCGGTGCGGAACAAGACCAACGGGCAGGCGGACTGGGCACTGCTGCACGCGGTGGCATTGATCAGTGGGGATGAGGGACTGTACACGCTGGTTTTGGAAAATCGGGGTTTGAAGAAAGGTGACGCAACGCTGGAGGAATGGAATAAGGGGGTGAAAAAGCTGGGGGACAATACGCTCGATATCTGGCGCAGAGATCCGATCGGGCTGGTGCCGGAAAAGCATCAAGCGGAACTGGCGACCGCAAATACCATGCGGCGGGCGGTGTCGCGCATTGGCCGGAATGAACCCTGCCCCTGCGGGAGCGGGAAAAAGTACAAGCACTGCTGCATTGAAAAGGATCAGGAGCGCCTGCGGCACTCCACGGAAATCGCGGGGATGACCGAGGCGGAATTACACGCGAACCCGGAGCCGTTTTTAACGGCGGTCAGGATTGAACAATACCAAGGTCACGAAGTGGCCCGTTTCGACCCGCGCAAGATTGCGCCCGGCCTGCACGTTGATTTTCTGGCCAAGCTCTGCCGCTGCAAGTTGCTTGATGCCGTCGTGGAAGCGATGGAGAAACTTGGCTACCGCGATGAGCTCAAAGAGCCGTGGGAGCAGATTTCATTACGCGTGGCACGCGCGGGACGGAAGGACCTCGTGGAGCGGATGATGAAGTTGAATCCGGAAGGCGGGACGAAAACCCATGACGGCCACCTGCTGCTCATGATGGCAGAAGCCGACCCTGTGGCGCTGAACAATCATCTCATGGAGTCAGTCCAGCGAATGCTGGCCGATGACGAAGTCAAGGAACTTTCCAACTTTGCCTGGGCACTGCTTCAGTCGAGGCTCTGTCCACTGGGCATCCTGGTGGCGCGGAGCCTGATTCCCATTCTTCCCCAGCAGGATGCCGCCCGGCTGTTGACCGATATTTTGGTGGCGCGCGATTTATTGCTGCTACCACCGGACGAGCCGTTCAGCGACATCATGGACAAACGGTTTCTGGACCAGCGCCCGGATGAGGGCAAGGATGCCGAGGCATTGCGTGAAGCGCTACGGAAGCTCGACGCAAAGGTGCAGGAGGTGCAGCGGTACAAAGAATCTGTTCAGCGCCTGCAAAAGGAGGTGGCGCGCCGCGAGCAACTGGCAACGACTTCCGCCACGACGGTGATCGCGCCCAAAGCACCCGTGGACGCCAAGGCGCTGGAAGAATTGCGCCAGAAGGTGCAAACGCTCAAGTCATCACTCAAGGAGCGGCACCAGGAGCGGAATACATTACGGCAGGAATTGCAAAAAGCGCATACCGACTTGGATTCGTTACGCCAGAAAGCGGCAGCACCGGTTCCCGCTGGGAACGGGCCGGAAACGGATCGCGAAGAGGATTGGTTACTGCCGCAGGACGCGCCGGAAAACCAGCCGGTGCGGGTCATCGAGTTTCCGCGCAATTTTCAGGATTCATTGGCAAGTTTGCCACGCTCAGTCGCGCGGGGAACGTTGACGATGCTGGGTCGGCTGGCGGCGGGCGAGCCGGCGGCATTTGTGGGCGCGGTGCGACTCAAGGCGTGCCCGGGCATCATGCGGCATCGAATCGGGATTGATTTCCGGCTGTTGTTCCGGCTGCTGCCGGATCGGGTGCAGGTGGTGGATTTGATTCCCCGGCAGGATTTGGAGCGAAAGATCAAGACGCTGGTGTGATACGGAAAATCCGATTTTGCAGAAAGATGGAAAAAGGGACATGGCAGAAAAATTAGCTGGCAAAAATATTAGGACAGGATGGACAGGATGAACAGGATGGGGATTGCAAATTGTAAATTTCAAATTGGTGAGCCGAGACAGGCTGGAGGCGGGAGAACCAATGAGCACCGAAGGCCCGATTTTGCAGAAAAATGAAGACCGGGAATTTTAACCACGGATGACACGGATGGCACGGATAAGACCGAAGCGCGACATCCGAAAGAACTTTTGCAGGAAGATGGGGGAACCGGACATGGCAGAAAAATTAGCTGGCAAAAATATTAGGACAGGATGGACAGGATGAACAGGATGGGGATTGCAAATTGTAAATTTCAAATTGGGGAGCCGAGACAGGCTGGAGGCGGTAGAACCAACGAGCACCGGAGGCCCGATTTTGCAGAAAAATGAAGACCGGGAAATTTTAACCACGGATGACACGGATGGCACGGATAAGACGGAAGCGCGACATCCGAAAGAACTTTTGCAGGAAAATGGGGGAATCGGACATGGCAGAAAGATTAGCTGGCAAAAATATGGGGAACAGAGACGGAAGACAGTAAACAGTGATCAGTTATCAGTAAACAGTGAGCCGAGAGGATGGGACTGATGGGACGCAGGGGAGCTATGGGCGCGTGGTCACCGTGCTTGAACAGGATGGGGCATTGCAAATTGAAAATTGTAAATTTCAAATTGGGGAGGCAAATACGGAAGACAGTAAACAGTAATCAGTCGGGGCTTGAAAGGTAGGGTGGTTTGTGGCACGAATTGAAGCGTAGCCCGATATTGATGAACGGGAGTTCCCTGCCGCATGGGGCGGCTGGACGTAGCATCCGGGTCGGGTCGGAAAAGAGTATGAATCCTGAGATTCGTGAATTTATTGGGCGGTCGGATTATTGCCAAGGCGAAGTGCGCACGCTGGCAGGGATGTTGCCTGCGGACGATGCGGCGCTGGCGGCCAGACGCGTTTGAGGCCGCCAAGCGCGAGGCCGCCAACCTGCCACCCACTCTGAAAGTGCCGGTGAGTGCCGCGCGCATCGGCCCGCTGGCAATTGCGACAAACGCTGGAGAACTCTTCGTGGAGTGGGGGCTGTCCATAAAGAAGCGCTCGCCCTTTCCCCACACCATCGTGAGCGAACTCACCAACGACTGGGTCGGTTATGAACCCACAGCACAAGCCTTCGAGCACGAGGGGTACGAGACTCTAGCTGGCGTGGATTTTGTGTCACTTCAGGGAATCCAAATGCTGGTGGATACGTCGGTTGAGCTGCTGCAGCAACTGGCGGCCGAGGATCGCCAATGAGCGCGACCCAATGGCAGAACCGCCCTGCGTCAAGTCGGGGGTGGCGGTAACGTCCCCCAAAAACAAATGCTTATGAGTTCAACTTAGAAAAAGCAGTTTAACCACGGATGGACACGGATAAACACGGATTAAGAGGCCGTTACAAATGCCAAGGTGTTCGCCAAACGAGGGAACTGATCGTCGGGTTTTGAATCCGTGTTCATCGGTGTTTATCCGTGATTCTGTAGGGCAACTGCCGTTTTTAGGATGAATGATGAATCCGCGCAGTGGAAAAACCTCGCTTGCATAGCAAACTGAAAGGAGTAAATTGCCGCCATGAGCAGGACGGAAATTCTCGAAGAACTGCGCCGGATGCCTGAACCGGAGCGACGCGAACTCGTTGAAACCAGCGAAATGGAATTTGGTGATTTCGACGACACGCTCGCGCCGGAGCAAATCGCCGAACTTGACCGTCGTGCAGAAGACGCTTTGAAAAACCCCGGACGCGGCATCCCGTGGGAACAACTGCGGGACGAAACTCTGGCCAAATACAAGAAATGAGTTTTCGGGTCATCCATGATTCCGAAGCCGTGTTTGATTGAGGAGGCGGTGGCTTGGTATGTCGGTGTTGATGGCCAGGACTTTCTCGGGCTGCCCTTGCTCCTCCCGCAGCAAGGTCCAACGGCATAGGCTGACCAACGACTGTTCTGCCTTGTTGAGCTGCTTTAGTTCACCCGTCCAGGCGCCCTCTTTCAACAGCGCGGCGTGGGCCAGCTCAAACGCCGCCAACTCCATGATCACAAGGTCGGTGAACTTGCGGCCCAGCGCCTCCGCGCTGGTCCAACCGTAAAGCCGCTCGGCGCCCCGGTTCCAGTACCGTACCGTGTGGTCGAGCGCGCAGACGTAGATGGCGTCGTTGGTCGCGTCCAGCAGCGCCGCCTGTTTGCGAATCTGTTCCTCCGCCTGCTTGCGCTTGGTGATGTCGCGGAAGTTCCAAACGCGGCCGTAGTAGTGACCGTCCGCGCCGACCATCGGCGCCGAGTAGCGGTCGAACACCCGGCCGTCCTTGAGGATGAGTTCCTCCCGGCTGGTGTCCTGCTGATGCGCGTTGAGGTAGCGGACGCGTTCGAGAAACGCCGGGGGATCGGCCAGCTTGGTCGTCACAAACTGCAACACGGGTTTGTCATCTTTCAGTGCGACCAACTCCGGCGGGACTGCCCACAGTTCGATAAAACGGCGGTTGTACGACACGATCTTGTCGTCCGCATTGACCACGAGGATGCCATCAATCGAGGTTTCCTGTTGGGTGGCCAGCATGGCATTGCTGAATTTCAGATCCTCATCGGCCAGCTTGTGCGCGCGCCGATCAACGGCCTCGCGCAATTCCCGTTCGACGACGGGGCCTAACCGCGCCAGCTTGTCCTTCATGACATAGTTGCTCGCGCCGGCTTTCATGGCGGCGACGGCGTTGTCTTCGCCGAGGGTCCCGGAGACGAGGATGAACGGGATGTCCAGCCCGCGCTCCCGCAACAACTCCAACGCCTGCAAGCCATCGAATAGCGGCAGGCTGTAATCGGCCAGGACGATCTCCCAGCCTTGATTGAGTTCAGCCAGGAAATCCGCCTTGGTCTCGACCCGCTTCCACTCCGGCTCGTAGCCGCCGTGTTTCAGCTCATGCAGGACCAATTCCGCGTCGGCGGGGAGGTCTTCCAGAATCAGGACTTTGAGTTTCGTTGACATCGGTTTATCGCTCCTTTCTCAGAGGATGGGCGGCTGGTTCAGCAGCAGCCAGTAATAGCCCACCTGGCGCACGGACTCGCTGAACTGGTCGAAGTCCATGGGCTTTACAATGTAGCTGTTGACCCCCAGCTTGTAGCTTTCGATCACGTCGCGCTCCTCCCGCGAGGAGGTCATGATCACCACCGGCAACAACCGCATCCGCGCGTCACCGCGGATTTGCCGGAGCACTTCCATACCGTCCACCTTCGGCAACTTTAAATCGAGCAGGACCACTTTGGGCGGGTGGTTGGGACTCCGGCTTGCATACGCGCCCCGGCAGAAGAGGAAGTCGAGTGCCTCCGCGCCGTCGCGGACCACGTGGATGTTGTTGGCGAGGCGATTTTTCTTCAGCGTGTGCAGGGTTAACTCGACGTCGCTGGGGTTGTCTTCCACCAGCAGGATTTCGACTTCGTTTTCGGTTTTCATGGTTTGCGAGGTTCGGGGTTCAGCGTAAAATAAAAGGTCGCGCCGTGATCCACTTCGCCTTCGGCCCAGACGCGCCCGCCGTGGCGGTGGACCATCCGTTGCACGATGGCCAGGCCAATGCCGGTGCCTTCATACTCTTCCGCCCGGTGCAAGCGTTGGAACACGCCAAACAGTTTGTGGACATAGCGCATGTCAAAACCCGCGCCGTTATCGCGCACAAAGAAGACCGCCTCGCCGGCCTGGCAGCGGCATCCGATTTCAATGATCGCCGGATCGCGTTGGCGGGTGAATTTCAGCGCGTTGGAGATCAGGTTGACGAACACCTGTTTGAGCAATCCACGGTCGCCCCGGCAGGTGGGCAGCTCGCCCACTGTGATCGTGACGTGCCGCCCCGCCTGCTCGCCGCGCAGGAGTTCGAGCGCCGCTTGCACCAGCTCCGCCGGCGCAATGGTCTCGGCGGTCATCGCCTGCCGGTTGAGCCGCGATAGCGCCAGCAGATCGTCCACCAGATGGCCCATTTGCAGCGTGTTCGAGCGGATCAAGCCAAGGTAGCGTTGCGCTTCAGCCGGCAGTTGGGGCGCGTATTCATCCACCAGGATGCGCGAAAAACCGTCCACGGCCCGCAAGGGCGCGCGCAAATCATGCGAGACGGAATAACTGAACGCCTCCAGTTCTTTGTTGGCCGTTTGCAGTTCGGCGGTGCGGTCCTGGACGCGTTGCTCCAGTCCGGCATTGAGCCGGTGGACTTCCGCCTCGGCCCGCTTGCGCTCGGAGATGTCACGGATGTTACACTGGATCACCCGGCGGTGGTTCACCACATAGACGTTGCTGACGAATTCGACCTCGATCCGTCGGCCGTCAGCGGTTTCCAACGGTTTATCTTCGTAACGGATATATTCCTTTTGCTGGAGTTCCGCAAAGTTGTCCTGGTTGGCGACGATGTCTTTGAAGAAGCCCAGTTCCCAGATTTTCTTGCCGAGAAATACCTCGTGCGAAAAACCCAACATCTCGATCAAGAATGGATTCACATCCACAATCATCCCGGTCTCGGCATCCAGAATCAAGATGCCGTCGCGCGCCGCCTCGAACAACCGGCGATAGCGGACCTCCGAAGCGCGTAACGCCTCCGCGCTCCGTTTGCGCTCGGAGATGTCGCGGATATTGCACTGGATGACCTTGTGGTGATTTACCAGATAGACGTTGCTGACGAATTCGACCTCGATGCGCCGGCCGTCTTCGGTTTGCAACGGTTTGTCTTCGTAACGGACGTATTCCTTTTGTTGGAGTTCCGCGAAGTTGGCCTGGTTGGCGACGATGTCCTTGAAAAAGCCCAGTTCCCAGATTTTTTTACCCAGGAATTCCGCGTGTGAGAAGCCCAGCAGCTTGATCAAGAACGGATTCACATCCACGACCATCCCGGTGACGGCATCCAGGATCAAAATGCCGTCTTTGGCCGACTCGAAGAGCCGGCGATAGCGGACCTCCGAGGTGCGTAGCGCCTCCGCCGTCCGCTGGCGCTCCGTGACGCCGAGATTATGCCCCTCTTCAGCCGGAGGAATTTCGTTGCTTGTCATGGCATTGAACCATAACGAGTAAACGGGCGGATCGCTATGGGGTGTTTACCCCATGGCAAAGAGTCGTCGAAAGGGAAGTAGGGTTACACCCCATAGCGAAGGGCCAGTCGCCAGCGTACCCTGTTGGTGGCGTTAAAACCAACCGCGCCAATACAAAATAGAAAAGAACAAAATGAAAAAAAACAACCTGCTCGCGCTACTCGTAGCCTCGAGCGTCCTGTTAGTCAACCCGGCGTCCCTGCGCGCCTCCGACACCGATGACCGCATTGAGTCCTCGTTCGGAAAAACCCATGTGTACAAAACGTACCTCAAGCATGATTCGATCAAGGCCGAGTCCAAGGACGGAGTCGTCACCCTGACCGGAACGGTCGCCAAGGATTCCCATAAAACCCTGGCCGAAGACACCGTGGCAGGCTTGCCCGGCGTCACCAGTGTGGAAAATCGTCTGAAGGTCAAAGGCGAATGCCCAGCGGAACACTCGGACGGCTGGCTCGGCCTCAAAGTGGAAACCGCGCTCCTATTCCATCGCAACGTGAGCACCACGAAGACCGATGTGGATGTGAAAGACGGCGTCGCCACCTTGACCGGCGAAGCCACCAGCGAAGCGCAAAAGGAACTGACCGGCGAATATGCCAAGGATGTCGAGGGTATCAAAGAGGTGAAAAACAAGATGACGGTGGTGGCGTCCCCGGCCAAACCGGCTGAGACAATCGGCGAGAAGATTGACGACGCCTCGATCACGGCACAGGTCAAATCCTCATTGGTGGCGCATCATTCCACGAGCGCGATGAAAACCAAGGTCACGACGACGGATGGCGTGGTCACGGTGAGCGGTGTCGCCAAAAATGACGCCGAAAAGAGCTTGGTCACCAAGCTTGTCACGGACATTGACGGCGTGACTAACGTGATTAACAACATGACCATCGCGGTACCGGTGGCCAGCAACTGAACTGGCGGATTGCGGTTGCTGGCGCGCTAGCACCAGCAACCACAATCGCCCAAACCAACAAACCAACAAACTGGAGAAATACCATGAATCCCAAGACCATTATTGCCGTCATCCTGGTGACGCTCGGCATTGTGGTGCTCGCTTATTCGGGCATCACCTTCAAGACTCCGGGGAAACCGATTGAGTTCCTCGGTATGCATGTGGAAACCACCCACAGCCACTTTATCCCGCCGGTCGTCGGCGCCTTGGCGCTCGTTGGCGGGATCGTGTTGCTGGTGGTGAAACCCCGGCAGATCTAGCCCGCCCGGCACCTTAACGGTTGCCACCGCCTTACCTCGGCGGCCAGGTTAAACCATACCCTGGCTCAGTGGTGTACTGCGGTGGAGCGATGAACATGCGGAACCCCATACAAATGGCAGCGCGACAGTTGCGGGATTGGATGGCGCAGCAGGCGCGTCCGCATCCCGTCGCGAGCGACCCGCCATTGCGGGCGGAGTTGTTCAGCCTCGAACAACTGGGACGTCATGCCCAGGCGCTGGCGGCGCAGCATCAGGTCGTCCTGCGGCGCGGCTCCCATACCCTGCTGGCCCGGCTGGACCAAAACGAGCAGATCCTTAAAAACTACAACCGCTCGACCTACGCCGCCGATCAAACCCGGCGCGTCACCCACGCCGCCGAGTGGCTGCTGGATAACTTCTACCTGATCGAAGAGCAGATTCAAATGGCCCGGCGGCATCTCCCCCTGGGCTATAGCCGGGAGCTGTCCCGCCTCCTGACCGGCCCTTCCGCCGGCCTTCCCCGCGTGTATGACTTGGTGCTCGAGTTAATTTCGCACGTGGACGCGCAGATTGACGCCGAATCGTTGCGCGCCTTCGTCGCGGCTTACCAAACGGTGTCCGCCTTGAAAATGGGCGAGCTGTGGGCGGTGCCGATTATGCTGCGGCTGGCGCTGATTGAGAATCTGCGCCGGGTCACCGCCCGCCTGGTGGTCGCCCGGCATGATCGCGACCTCGCGGACTTGTGGGTGAACCGCTTGCAGGACATGGCGGAGAAGCATCCGTCGCACCTCGTCGTCGTGGTGGCGGATATGGCGAAGGCGGAACTGTCCCTGTCCAGCGCATTCGTCGCGGAGTTCTGCCAGCGCTTATCCCGCCAAAACCCGGTGGTCCACCTGGCGCGGAGCTGGCTCGAACAGCGGCTCACGGAGCAAGGGCTGTCCATCGAGGCGCTCGTGCATCAGGAGAGCCAGAACCAGGCGGCCGACCAAGTGTCCATCAGCCACACCATTATCAGCCTGCGCTTCCTCGGCGCCCTGGATTGGCGGGATTTTGTGGAGGAGCTGAGCGTGGTGGAGCAGACGTTGCGCACGGATCCGGCGCGGGTTTATGGCACGATGGATTTTGCCACACGCGATCGCTACCGTCATGCAGTGGAGGCCCTCGCCCGGCATAGCCATATATCCGAGACCGACGTCGCGCGTCGTGCCATCGGATTCGCCGAGGACGCCGCGCGGGAGCACGGGCGCGCGGCGCGCACCGCCCACGTGGGCTACTACCTGATTGACAAAGGGCAGGCACCCTTGGAGCGCGCCATCGTCGTGCGCTGGCCGTGGCGGACTGGCCTTGAACGTGGGGTGCGCCGGTTCCCGATGGTCGTCTATGCCGGCGGCATCAGCCTGCTGACCGCGCTCGGGACGTTCGGGTTGGTGCAGCAGGCCCTGGCTCTGGAGGTCGCGGGCTGGCGGCTCATTTTCTTCATCCCCATCTTCCTGCTGTGCGCCAGCCAACTGGCAGTCGCGCTGCTCAATTGGCTATCCACGCTGCTCGTGCTGCCCCACCTGCTCCCCCGCCTGGATTACTCCGCCGGCATCGCGCCCGAATGCCGCACCATGGTGGCCGTGCCCACCCTGCTGACCAGTGCCAGCGGCATTGCCCAGCTCATTGAAACCATCGAGATTCATTACCTGGCGAACCGGGATTCAAACCTGTTCTTCGCGCTGCTGACGGATTTCCGCGATGCGCCGGCGGAGAGCATGCCGGAAGACGGGGCGCTGCTGCAGCGGGTGCAGGCCGGCATCGAACTGCTGAACCAAAAATACCAATCCGACCGACCCGGCATCTTCTTTCTGTTCCACCGGCCGCGCCGCTGGAACGCGGTGGAAAACCTTTGGATGGGTTATGAACGCAAGCGGGGCAAGCTGACGGAGTTCAATGCGGTGCTGCGTGGCGGAGCGCGAGACTGCTTTTCGGTGATCATTGGTGATCCGGCACTCTTTCCGGGCATTAAATTTGTCATCACGCTGGACACGGATACCCAACTGCCGCGCGAGGCCGCCCGTCAGTTGGTGGGGACGATTGCCCATCCGCTGAACCGGCCCCAGTTCGATGCGGTGCGCGGGATTGTCACCGAGGGCTACAGCATTTTGCAGCCGCGCGTGGGCGTGAGCCTGCCCAGCGCCGGTCGCTCCTGGTTTGTGAAACTGTTTGCGGGCGACGTCGGCATTGACCCCTACACGCGGGCGGTTTCGGACGTCTATCAGGATCTGTTCCAGGAAGGCTCCTTCATCGGGAAAGGAATTTACGATGTGGACGCGTTCCAGCAAGCCTTGCGGGGCCGCTTTCCGGAAAACGCGGTGCTGAGTCACGATTTGATCGAAGCGTGCCATGCCCGCTCGGCGCTCGTCAGCGATGTGGAGTTTTACGAGGAATATCCCGCGCGCTACAACACCGACATCAACCGGCGGCACCGTTGGATTCGCGGCGACTGGCAGATTGCCCAGTGGCTGTTGCCCCGGGTTCCGGGGCCGGATGCCCGGCGCATCGCCAACCCGCTCTCCGGCCTGTCGCAATGGAAGATTTTCGACAACCTGCGGCGCAGCCTGATCCCGGCGGCGCTGATGCTTTTATTGCTCGGCAACTGGATGTTGCTGCCGGAACTGGGCGGCATCGGGCCGCTGCTGGTGCTGGTGATCGTTGGGCTGCCCGGCGTGTTATCGTCGGTCATCGAAGTGTTTCGCAAGCCGGAGGAACTGCCGCTGCGGCTGCATCTGCGGGGCATGGTCGGATCGTGCGGCCGCCAGCTCGGTCAGGCATTGCTCACCTTCGCGTTTTTACCGTACGACGCGTTTATCAGCCTGGATGCCATCGGGCGGACGCTGCTGCGGTTGTTCATCACCCGCAAACGCCTCCTGGAATGGCAAACGGCCGGCGATTCTGAACGCGCGGCCGGCGCGGATCTGAAGGCGTTTTGTGTGACCATGTGGATCGCACCGGCCGTCGCGCTGGCGAGCGGGTGTTTCCTGGCCGTAATGCAGCCCGGCCAGTTGCTGCTGGCGGCGCCCATCCTGGTTCTTTGGCTGAGCGCGCCGTGGATCGCCTGGCGGATCAGCCAGCCGATCACCCCGCTGGTGCCTGTGCTGAAGGCCGAACAATGGGCGTTCCTCGGCCAGACCGCGCGCAAGACCTGGCGTTTTTTTGAAACCTTTGTCTCCGCCCGGGAAAACTGGCTGCCGCCGGACAACTATCAGGAAGAGCCGGGGCCGGTCATTGCCACGCGCACTTCGCCCACGAACATGGGGCTGGCGTTGCTGGCCAACCTGGCGGCCTGCGACTTCGGCTATCTGCCGGTCAGCCAACTGCTGTTGCGCACCCGGAACACCTTCGCCTCCATGCAGCGCCTGGAGCGGTACCGAGGCCATTTCTATAACTGGTATGAGACGCGCCAACTCAAGCCGCTGCTCCCGCTCTACATCTCCAGTGTGGACAGCGGCAATCTCGCGGGGCATCTGCTGACCCTCGGCGCCGGCTTGGGAGAACTCCCTGGCCAGCCCATTCTCCCGTCCCGGCTTTTTCCCGGCCTGCGCGACACCGTGTCCATTCTGCGCGAACTGGATGGCAAAAATCCCGCGCTGAAAAGTCTGGACGCCGAGTTGGCGGACGCGCCGGCCACGCTCAGCGCCGGGTTTGCGTTGCTGCGCCGGGTGTCGGACCAGGCTACCCGGATGGCCGCCGCCCTGAGCCCCGAAGCGGGAGACGAATTGCAATGGTGGGCCCAGGCCCTGGCGCGGGATTGCCGGGAGCATTTGGAGGATTTGACCTTCCTGGCGCCGTGGCTGGCTTCGCATTGCGGAATGCGGAATGCGGAATGCGGAACTAACAGGCAACACCTCACGCCGCCGCCTGGCAGTCTCGAGGAAAAGCTCGCCGGGCTCAACCAGCACCCCACGTTGCGCGAGGTGGCGGAGTTGGACCGCACATTGAGTCCCTTGATCGAAGCGGCGCTGCAAGAGAGCGCCGGGGGCGTTTCCCCCTCTCCCGATGAGGCGAGCGCCCGGCTCGCGGAATGGTTGCGCTGTTTGCGCGAAGGCGGCGACCATGCCCGCCAGCGCCTGCTCGCGTTAACGGCCTTGGTCAAGCAATGCGGTGAGTTGGCGGCGATGGATTTCACCTTTTTGTTCGATCCGGTGCGGGATTTGTTTGCCATCGGATACAACGTCACCGAACGCCGACTCGACCCGGGTTTTTATGATCTGTTGGCTTCCGAGGCGCGGCTGTGCAGTTACGTCGCCATCGCCCAGGGACAGGTGGCGCAAAAGCACTGGTTCTCGCTGGGCCGGCTGTTGGTCGCGGCACGGGGCGAGCCGGTGCTGGTCTCCTGGGGCGGGTCGCTGTTTGAATACCTGATGCCGCTGCTGGTCATGCCCAACTACGAAAACACGTTGCTCGATCAATCGTATCAGGGGGCCGTGGCGCAACAAATCGCGTATGGTCGGCTGCACGGTGTGCCGTGGGGTGTTTCCGAATCCGGCTACAATCGGACAGACGTGGAACTGAACTATCAATATCGCGCTTTTGGAGTGCCGGGACTGGGTTTGAAGCGCGGCTTGGGGGAGGATCTGGTCATCGCGCCGTATGCTTCCCTGATGGCGCTGATGGTTGCGCCCCGGGAAGCGTGCGAAAACCTGGAACGCCTGGCCGCCGAGGGGCGCGCGGGCGCGTATGGTTTTTACGAGGCGGTGGATTACACCCCGGCGCGTCTGCCGCCCGGCCAGACCAGTGTCACCATCTGATCGTTCATGGCGCATCACCAGGGGATGGGGCTGCTGGCGCTGGCGGATGTGTTGCTCAATCATCCCCTGCAACGATGTTTCCTGGCGTGTCCATTTTTCAAAGCGGCCGAATTATTATTGCAGGAACGCGTGCCGCATACCGCTGCCCAGGTGCTTTCCGAAGCGGTGGGCTTGGGGGGATCGCGGAAGCTGGCTGGCGAAGGCGAAAGCAGCATGCGCATCTTTACCAATCCCGTCTTGCACGCACCCGAGGTGCATCTGCTGTCCAACGGCCGGTATCATGCGGTGGTCAGCAACGCGGGGGGCGGCTACAGCCGCTGGCGCGACCTGGCGGTGACCCGCTGGCACGAGGATGCCACGCGCGATTGCTGGGGGACGTTCATCTATTTGCGCGACGTGGATACGGGGGAATTTTGGTCGGCGGCGTATCAGCCCACCTTGCGCGCCATGAAGGGCAGCGAAGCGATCTTCACCCAGGCGCGTGCCGAATTCCGTCATCACCATGCCGGCCTGGAAATC
This genomic interval carries:
- a CDS encoding BON domain-containing protein, producing the protein MKKNNLLALLVASSVLLVNPASLRASDTDDRIESSFGKTHVYKTYLKHDSIKAESKDGVVTLTGTVAKDSHKTLAEDTVAGLPGVTSVENRLKVKGECPAEHSDGWLGLKVETALLFHRNVSTTKTDVDVKDGVATLTGEATSEAQKELTGEYAKDVEGIKEVKNKMTVVASPAKPAETIGEKIDDASITAQVKSSLVAHHSTSAMKTKVTTTDGVVTVSGVAKNDAEKSLVTKLVTDIDGVTNVINNMTIAVPVASN
- a CDS encoding DUF3185 domain-containing protein, which produces MNPKTIIAVILVTLGIVVLAYSGITFKTPGKPIEFLGMHVETTHSHFIPPVVGALALVGGIVLLVVKPRQI
- a CDS encoding glucoamylase family protein — translated: MAARQLRDWMAQQARPHPVASDPPLRAELFSLEQLGRHAQALAAQHQVVLRRGSHTLLARLDQNEQILKNYNRSTYAADQTRRVTHAAEWLLDNFYLIEEQIQMARRHLPLGYSRELSRLLTGPSAGLPRVYDLVLELISHVDAQIDAESLRAFVAAYQTVSALKMGELWAVPIMLRLALIENLRRVTARLVVARHDRDLADLWVNRLQDMAEKHPSHLVVVVADMAKAELSLSSAFVAEFCQRLSRQNPVVHLARSWLEQRLTEQGLSIEALVHQESQNQAADQVSISHTIISLRFLGALDWRDFVEELSVVEQTLRTDPARVYGTMDFATRDRYRHAVEALARHSHISETDVARRAIGFAEDAAREHGRAARTAHVGYYLIDKGQAPLERAIVVRWPWRTGLERGVRRFPMVVYAGGISLLTALGTFGLVQQALALEVAGWRLIFFIPIFLLCASQLAVALLNWLSTLLVLPHLLPRLDYSAGIAPECRTMVAVPTLLTSASGIAQLIETIEIHYLANRDSNLFFALLTDFRDAPAESMPEDGALLQRVQAGIELLNQKYQSDRPGIFFLFHRPRRWNAVENLWMGYERKRGKLTEFNAVLRGGARDCFSVIIGDPALFPGIKFVITLDTDTQLPREAARQLVGTIAHPLNRPQFDAVRGIVTEGYSILQPRVGVSLPSAGRSWFVKLFAGDVGIDPYTRAVSDVYQDLFQEGSFIGKGIYDVDAFQQALRGRFPENAVLSHDLIEACHARSALVSDVEFYEEYPARYNTDINRRHRWIRGDWQIAQWLLPRVPGPDARRIANPLSGLSQWKIFDNLRRSLIPAALMLLLLGNWMLLPELGGIGPLLVLVIVGLPGVLSSVIEVFRKPEELPLRLHLRGMVGSCGRQLGQALLTFAFLPYDAFISLDAIGRTLLRLFITRKRLLEWQTAGDSERAAGADLKAFCVTMWIAPAVALASGCFLAVMQPGQLLLAAPILVLWLSAPWIAWRISQPITPLVPVLKAEQWAFLGQTARKTWRFFETFVSARENWLPPDNYQEEPGPVIATRTSPTNMGLALLANLAACDFGYLPVSQLLLRTRNTFASMQRLERYRGHFYNWYETRQLKPLLPLYISSVDSGNLAGHLLTLGAGLGELPGQPILPSRLFPGLRDTVSILRELDGKNPALKSLDAELADAPATLSAGFALLRRVSDQATRMAAALSPEAGDELQWWAQALARDCREHLEDLTFLAPWLASHCGMRNAECGTNRQHLTPPPGSLEEKLAGLNQHPTLREVAELDRTLSPLIEAALQESAGGVSPSPDEASARLAEWLRCLREGGDHARQRLLALTALVKQCGELAAMDFTFLFDPVRDLFAIGYNVTERRLDPGFYDLLASEARLCSYVAIAQGQVAQKHWFSLGRLLVAARGEPVLVSWGGSLFEYLMPLLVMPNYENTLLDQSYQGAVAQQIAYGRLHGVPWGVSESGYNRTDVELNYQYRAFGVPGLGLKRGLGEDLVIAPYASLMALMVAPREACENLERLAAEGRAGAYGFYEAVDYTPARLPPGQTSVTI